A region from the Flexibacter flexilis DSM 6793 genome encodes:
- a CDS encoding peroxiredoxin produces the protein MSLVLKKAPIFRAPAVVNGNQIVEDFSLEQFIGKKEVVFFFYPKDFTFVCPTEILAFQSKLAEFEKRNVAVVGCSTDTEETHLAWLSTPKKQGGIEGVTYPIVADTAKTIATNFGVLAGDYTYNEEGEMEFVGAPIALRGTFLIDKKGVVRHCVINDFPLGRNIDDALRMVDALQFTEEHGEVCPANWEQGKDAMQATREGVASYLAAH, from the coding sequence ATGTCATTAGTTCTTAAAAAAGCCCCAATTTTCCGCGCTCCTGCGGTCGTAAACGGCAACCAAATCGTAGAAGATTTCTCTTTGGAGCAATTCATCGGCAAAAAAGAGGTTGTATTTTTCTTTTACCCAAAAGATTTCACTTTCGTTTGCCCAACTGAAATTTTGGCTTTCCAAAGCAAATTGGCCGAATTTGAAAAACGCAATGTAGCCGTAGTAGGTTGCTCAACCGATACAGAAGAAACGCACTTAGCGTGGCTTTCTACACCTAAAAAACAAGGCGGTATCGAAGGCGTAACTTATCCGATTGTAGCTGACACAGCAAAAACCATCGCTACAAACTTTGGCGTTTTAGCTGGCGACTACACTTACAACGAAGAAGGCGAAATGGAGTTTGTGGGTGCACCAATCGCACTGCGCGGCACATTTTTGATTGATAAAAAAGGCGTTGTACGTCACTGCGTAATCAATGACTTCCCATTGGGTCGTAACATTGATGATGCTTTGCGTATGGTGGACGCGCTTCAGTTCACGGAAGAGCACGGCGAAGTTTGTCCTGCTAACTGGGAACAAGGCAAAGACGCAATGCAAGCAACACGCGAAGGCGTAGCGTCGTATTTGGCAGCTCACTAA
- a CDS encoding HAD family hydrolase has product MGTFKNIIFDLGGVVLDIDYGIFSKAFTDLGAADFDKLYSQYKQHPLFDAFEMGLVMPAEFRPQLERLMGFRATPEAFDAAWNAIILNYPPDNLKLIRELRNQDKKVFVLSNTNLLHQQAFDALYRKTFGGSELAEIFDKAYYSHLVGMRKPNANIFELVLDENNLNPTETLFIDDTSLHTDTAARLGLHTIHLAKPKRITELGLLL; this is encoded by the coding sequence ATGGGGACGTTCAAAAATATCATTTTCGATTTAGGGGGCGTTGTTTTGGATATTGATTACGGCATATTTTCCAAAGCCTTCACGGATTTGGGGGCCGCTGATTTCGATAAATTATACAGCCAATATAAACAACACCCGCTTTTTGATGCTTTTGAAATGGGTTTGGTTATGCCTGCCGAGTTTCGGCCACAGCTCGAACGCCTAATGGGCTTTAGGGCTACGCCAGAAGCTTTTGATGCGGCTTGGAATGCTATTATTTTGAACTATCCGCCAGACAATCTGAAACTTATACGAGAGTTGCGCAATCAAGATAAAAAAGTTTTCGTGTTGAGCAACACCAACTTACTACACCAACAGGCTTTTGATGCCTTGTATAGAAAAACATTTGGCGGCTCGGAACTAGCCGAAATTTTCGATAAAGCCTATTATTCGCATTTGGTGGGAATGCGCAAACCCAACGCCAATATTTTTGAATTAGTATTGGACGAAAATAACCTCAACCCCACCGAAACGCTTTTTATTGATGATACTTCATTGCATACAGACACGGCAGCGCGTTTGGGATTGCACACGATTCATTTGGCCAAACCTAAACGCATTACCGAATTAGGATTACTTTTGTAA
- a CDS encoding phosphatase PAP2 family protein: MKKTFCFLILLPMLSVAQPADTLKVYEPSTNFSDKLSSLYRHKHFCTYVVPTSLIGAGLAMAGKSPESGKNELKEARDKFFPAFHSHIDDQLQFAPIAVAYGLDALGLHSKTDFLNKSIILMKSELAMTAIVTGLKYTVRETRPDKSAKNSFPSGHTAQAFVAATFLDQEYGQRYPWLSCVGYVLASSVGAMRVLNNKHYMSDVLAGAGIGYLSVKLAYATHQYRFQHKRKKAIKF; encoded by the coding sequence ATGAAAAAAACATTTTGCTTTTTGATTTTGCTACCCATGCTTTCCGTAGCTCAACCAGCTGATACACTAAAAGTTTACGAGCCATCTACTAATTTTTCTGACAAATTGTCGTCGCTATACCGACACAAACATTTTTGCACATATGTAGTACCGACCTCGCTGATAGGTGCAGGTTTGGCAATGGCAGGCAAAAGCCCTGAATCTGGCAAAAATGAATTGAAAGAAGCTCGCGATAAATTCTTTCCTGCGTTTCATTCTCACATAGACGACCAATTACAATTTGCGCCGATTGCAGTGGCTTACGGGTTGGATGCATTAGGCTTGCACTCCAAAACCGACTTTTTGAACAAAAGTATTATTCTGATGAAAAGCGAATTGGCCATGACCGCCATCGTTACAGGACTAAAATATACGGTCAGGGAAACACGCCCCGACAAAAGTGCTAAAAACTCCTTCCCTTCTGGCCATACGGCGCAGGCCTTTGTCGCAGCTACTTTTCTCGACCAAGAATACGGCCAGCGTTACCCGTGGCTTTCGTGTGTGGGGTATGTATTGGCCTCGTCGGTGGGAGCTATGCGCGTACTGAACAACAAACATTACATGAGCGATGTGCTGGCTGGTGCAGGTATTGGGTATCTGTCTGTAAAACTAGCCTATGCTACTCACCAATACCGATTCCAACACAAACGAAAAAAAGCAATTAAATTTTAA
- a CDS encoding response regulator, producing MKKVPKKKVVFIIENDGLNTRLMADSFSKSHDFEFVYFANSASCLAALDQHPMAVVVDYDLNTMDETERDGAKILKEIKKLEHHTEVIFFSTHDNAKVATEMVKYGAYDYVVINDARFVRLEKVLNNVVDYLEAKRETFKYKVFTYSVIGAIVAWTLLTIVMFATGRWESKSGVFIEP from the coding sequence ATGAAAAAAGTACCTAAAAAAAAAGTTGTATTTATCATAGAAAATGACGGGCTGAACACACGACTTATGGCCGATAGCTTTTCCAAATCCCATGACTTTGAATTTGTGTATTTTGCTAATAGTGCTAGTTGTTTGGCTGCTTTAGACCAACATCCGATGGCTGTTGTTGTGGATTATGACCTTAATACAATGGACGAAACCGAGCGCGATGGCGCAAAAATTTTGAAAGAGATAAAAAAACTCGAACATCACACGGAAGTAATATTTTTCTCTACCCACGACAATGCAAAAGTAGCTACTGAGATGGTCAAGTACGGTGCTTACGATTATGTGGTGATTAACGATGCCCGCTTTGTGCGCTTAGAAAAAGTGCTTAACAACGTGGTGGACTATTTGGAAGCCAAACGCGAAACTTTCAAATATAAAGTGTTCACTTACAGTGTAATTGGCGCGATTGTGGCTTGGACTTTGCTCACAATTGTAATGTTTGCCACAGGCCGCTGGGAGTCGAAAAGTGGCGTATTTATTGAGCCATAA
- a CDS encoding glycosyltransferase has protein sequence MELVHILQATTMSCYDALSQSVMNLAAKQAKAGLHTKVWFVTDNPHLDYALANYEISLFPRLLNPWAIDTQLTEAIQCTKPNTVFHLHGEFSAFNYVVAKTLHAANKPFIFTFFPQCTSSQIDKANKILQKTLFQKKIIKLASVIHGFAANQMPSAINKSKIIPHGFEVSQTMQSMRSNDKFICSYNLTNCSNPHLLNIIAKSFNYFLLQNPNTELWILDKSKQIRAFEKIIKTHNIQNNVIFWNEQAASERSKLLSYSHLYLALSELAWPSIAIEAAALGVPVVVPNNTLLQQPVQDYEAGWVLSSINEASLLEALSMLHKQIQRQGVAIMGAQAQLMVREAYDWNKILPLYYQIYSTI, from the coding sequence ATGGAACTGGTACATATTCTTCAGGCAACAACAATGTCCTGTTATGATGCGCTGAGCCAATCTGTGATGAACTTGGCAGCCAAACAAGCCAAAGCAGGCCTGCACACCAAAGTTTGGTTTGTTACAGACAATCCGCACCTAGACTATGCCCTTGCCAACTACGAAATAAGCCTTTTTCCGCGACTGCTTAACCCTTGGGCTATTGATACCCAACTCACAGAAGCCATACAATGTACCAAACCCAATACTGTTTTTCATCTTCACGGCGAATTTTCGGCTTTTAATTATGTAGTGGCCAAAACATTACACGCTGCTAACAAACCTTTTATTTTTACGTTTTTTCCGCAGTGCACCTCTTCACAAATTGATAAAGCAAATAAAATATTGCAGAAAACATTATTTCAGAAAAAAATTATAAAATTAGCCTCTGTAATTCATGGTTTTGCGGCAAACCAGATGCCTTCTGCAATCAACAAAAGCAAAATTATTCCGCATGGCTTTGAGGTGAGCCAAACCATGCAATCAATGCGCAGTAATGATAAGTTTATTTGTTCTTATAACCTAACGAACTGTTCCAATCCTCATTTGCTCAATATAATAGCAAAATCCTTTAACTATTTTTTACTCCAAAATCCCAATACAGAATTATGGATACTGGACAAATCCAAACAAATACGCGCCTTTGAAAAGATAATTAAAACACATAACATCCAAAATAATGTCATTTTCTGGAATGAGCAAGCGGCTTCCGAACGGAGTAAATTACTATCTTACAGCCATTTGTATTTAGCATTATCAGAACTGGCATGGCCGAGCATCGCCATAGAAGCTGCCGCTTTGGGCGTGCCTGTCGTTGTCCCCAACAATACCCTTCTGCAACAACCCGTACAAGACTATGAGGCGGGCTGGGTTTTGTCTTCAATCAATGAAGCTAGCTTGTTAGAAGCCCTTAGTATGTTGCACAAACAAATCCAGCGGCAAGGCGTGGCCATCATGGGCGCACAAGCGCAACTTATGGTTCGGGAAGCCTACGATTGGAACAAAATTTTACCACTATACTATCAGATTTATAGCACTATTTAA
- a CDS encoding sterol desaturase family protein, whose product MTEQQLLMFTSPMMAFFIALEIVLSWYFNRPTYNTKDTAINLTCTALNGGLDLLTRGFTFAILVFCSQYSFFHFTEKSYFYWISLFIIHDLLYYLLHLTDHYSRFFWAVHVTHHSSQKFNLSVAIRSSVFQPLYRFVFYIPLMFLGYDPLDLAFIFAVSQTYGFFVHTESVGKLGFLEWFMVTPSHHRVHHASNVRYLDKNMGMVLIIWDKIFGTFAEETEKPRYGLTSNQESYNPINIVFYEWRNIWHDLKEKKATFWQKMMYVFGPPGWSHDGSTLTSSQLRAQEAATENATKQ is encoded by the coding sequence ATGACCGAACAACAATTATTAATGTTTACCTCTCCGATGATGGCGTTTTTTATTGCGCTGGAAATCGTGCTGAGTTGGTATTTCAATCGCCCGACCTATAACACAAAAGACACGGCCATCAACCTGACTTGTACAGCCCTCAACGGCGGTTTGGACTTGCTTACACGCGGATTTACGTTTGCCATTTTGGTATTTTGTTCGCAGTACAGTTTCTTTCATTTTACAGAAAAAAGTTATTTCTACTGGATAAGTCTTTTTATTATCCATGATTTGCTGTACTACTTGCTGCATTTGACCGACCATTACAGCCGATTTTTTTGGGCAGTTCACGTAACACATCACTCTTCCCAAAAATTCAATTTATCGGTTGCGATTCGTTCGTCGGTGTTTCAGCCGCTGTATCGCTTTGTTTTTTACATTCCGCTGATGTTTTTGGGCTACGACCCACTGGATTTGGCTTTTATTTTTGCGGTAAGTCAGACCTACGGTTTTTTTGTACACACCGAGTCGGTCGGCAAGCTGGGTTTCTTGGAATGGTTCATGGTAACGCCCTCGCACCACCGCGTGCACCATGCTTCTAATGTTCGGTATTTGGACAAAAATATGGGCATGGTACTCATTATTTGGGATAAAATATTTGGTACTTTTGCCGAAGAGACCGAAAAGCCGCGCTACGGCCTGACCAGCAACCAAGAAAGCTACAATCCCATAAACATTGTGTTTTATGAATGGCGCAATATTTGGCACGACCTGAAAGAGAAAAAAGCCACTTTTTGGCAAAAAATGATGTATGTGTTTGGCCCTCCAGGGTGGAGCCACGACGGAAGTACGCTTACCTCCAGTCAGTTGCGGGCGCAAGAAGCCGCCACAGAAAATGCAACTAAACAATAG